GGCAACAGGCATGTAGAAGGAAAAAAGAAGTAAAAGAATGCTATGCTCATGCTTGTATagttaaacaaacatctacatcatccaAAACAAACTCACTACAGGCATTCCCATTAACTACACACAGATTATGTAACTAGAATAAAAATTGGAAAGCATCCTTCAGTAACAGAGAGCAAGCTGATGATTTAATAGGTAGACTGAAATTACCGCTAGTGCACTTTGAACTGAGCTGGCATCCTCAAACTCTATGAAGCCATAGCAGAACCCTTGAATCTGTGTTTTCAATTGATAATACAAGAGAAGATATTACAAGTTATTTTACTGAAAAAAAAACTCATCATCATGTTGAGAGAAGAAAACGTACCTTGTGGCTTCTAACTTGGATACCATCGTGTTTAATAGTACCAAATCTTTTGAACTCCTCTTCTAATTGGCTAGGTGTGGCATGTAAGGGCAGATTTTTTACATACACCGCAAGCGCATCAACTTCAACAAATATTGTCCAGTATTTCTGTCAGATGTTAGTGTACTAAGAAGGTTTTCAATGCAATATTGGATTTAGATAATACCTTCTGGGTCTTGAATGTTGCTGCTCTCAGGATTAGGACTGAAAGTTGGAGCATCAACAGCGACAGATGGGGCAGGAGCAGGAGCTTGCTTCTCCAGTTTTGGTGGTGCAGGCCTGTAAGGAACTGCGGAATTTGGTGGCAGAACTGCTTTCATGACTTTGACCTGGAGCAAAACAATAATGCAAAGGTAATGAGAATCTCAAAAGGTGAATTCATAAGCCAACGTACATATCATCCGCAACATCAACAAGCTTCAAACAATTCATCAACCAAAGGCACTAGATAGACAACAGTGATGTACATAACATGTATTTCCATTCATGTTCCCCGGCAAAAGATAAAAGTAAGAAAGCTCACTAATATTTATTGTGCTGCTCTGTAGTATTTTCATTCCAGAATCAGTTAAGCAACAACAATAACCTTAAAAGTGAGACCATAGAAGCTTCATGTAAACATTTACTCTCCAGATTTTAATAAAGCATTAAAACCCCATAAAAATTTAACTACTGATTAAACATCTTTACACAAGATTTCAATATATGCAGAACTTAACACTGACAGTTATATCTTTTCACTTATGCTCAGATTTAAGAGACTAAGAAATATAGTAATATACACAATTTAAATATCAGAAATAGATGATCTAGATGAAAAATAACAGTTATCCAAAACCTACAATTGAAGCGTACGACTTCTTAGGGGCCTCCTCATGTGGTACAGGGGGAGCCGAAACCGGTATGGAGGCTGCTACATTATTTGGCACTTCATCTATGACCTCAGGAACCGGTGTTTCCTCCACAACAGGCACCTCCGTGTCATTCGGTGGGTTGTAAACCTCCTCCTTGGGATCCTCCTCCTCGTTGGTATGAGGAACAGACTCAGAGAGATCCGGCTCTGGCTGCGGCGAAGCCTCTACAAACAGGACAATGTGCAATTTAACAAAGGATCACGTGGTTCACAagtaaataaaaatatagatcaAGATGTTACACACAACGCACCCTGCTCGCGAGGCACACTCTCCACGGGGGCAACAGTACCATTTGCCAGGGCGGCAGCAGGGGCAACCACTGCATCCAACTCCGGTgccggctgctgctgctgaggTGGCGGCAATGACGGGTCGGCCTCACCCTGCCCGACATAACGTAGTATGTCGTTGAGCACGAAGTAACCCTTCTCCTGCGGCGCGAGGAAGAAGGACTGCGCGAACTCGCGGCAGACGTCGTCCTTCCCTGTGAGGTGGCCCGTGACGAGCACGGTCACACCGCCACATAGCGACTCCTGCGCGTCCACCCCCCTGATCTCCGCCCGCGCGATGTCCATGGACATGATCTTCTCGTTAATCGCCTGCAAGAAGAAACCATTCAGAACCCCTGAGAAAGTCTCCCAACATTCTAAGGCCCCCAGATGCCCAGATCTGAACCGAGGAAACAACGGACGGGGAGTGAGCGGTACCTCCATGGTGGTGACGGTGTCCATGTcggcgccggtggtggcggggcggccGATGCGGCTGGCCTCCTGGTAGAAGCGGAAGACGAGCTCCGGGGACTGGTGGAGGATGTTGTAGTACTGCTGCACGAAGGCGTTGCCGACCTGGAAGACGAAGACCGCACACGAATCGGGTCAGGGCGGATCGAGTCGGCTCGGCAACGGACGGATCGGGAGGCAGGGAGAGTCGCGAGCTTACCACTTGCGCCGGCGGCGTCGGTCCTGGcgccgcggcgggggcggcggcgggcggaggcgtCGGCGCGGCCATCGTAGGAGGAGGAGGGGCGAGGGTTTTGGCAGGGGGGAGGCGAGGTGCGGGAGGAGGGTTTCTCCGGGTGGCGTCGCGTTTCCCGCAAAATTTGGCCaagggaggaagagagggggaggggcggcggcggctgcgggggtTATACGGGAATGGGAGGGAGAGTGGTGGAGGGTCGAGTGGGGTGAGGCCAGGGCTGCAGGCGCGGGGGCGAGCCCACGGCCGTTGCGTGGGAGATTCGACGGCCGCGATGGGACGGAGCGGGAGTGCGTGTGTTCTCCCCAGTGGTTTTTGCCCATTTGGGGTTTCGGCCAGTGACACTGATCCGTGATCTGCTCCAGCCGGCCGCTACGGCTGGGCGCGGATGTGCTTTCGGTTGCCGCGATGCGATGGTGATCTGATCTGACGCACGCCACACCGGTGTAACGTGTCAGACTGGGATTTGAATTAGACTTTGACCAGCCCCAACTCCACGAAAAGGTGGAGCCTCCCCAGTGGCCCAGTCCTACATTGTGTACTTGTGTCGCTCTGTTGTGATTCGTTTGGTAGTTTTTGAAAATTATTAGTATATATGTATGAAAACATGTATAAAATGTGAGGTCCACTGTCAAAGAAAATTGTAAAATGTGAGGTCCTAAGTTTTTCGCCTGTCGGCTTCCATCTAGTATTTCTCTCCTCTCCGAGGACTAATTCCATCGCGTGTTCACCGTTATCTAGATCTCTTCCTCCCCTAACCCCGTCGCTCGAGCTGATAAAGGGGGTAGGGGGGCATGCGAGTTTGTCTAGCTTTGGCGACATATTAGGGCAGAGTACAAACCACGGTTTTTGCATCTAGGGTTTTGGAGAGGTGAGAAGACAACATCAATGTCTAGCTCATCTACAAAGCGGAGAAGTGGCGGAGGATCCGAAAAGGGCGaggaggatgtgatcatctatttGCTAGAGCATATGGGATTGGAGGAAAGTGAGTTCCATATGTGGCCTTTGAGGATGAAATCAACGTCATGCGAGAGGAGATGAAGTGGATGACAGTGGCAAAAGTTTATACGCAAAATCAGTTCACATATCAAGCCTTCATTGCCAATATGAGCATTGTTTGGATCCCAGTAAAGGATAACATGATAAGGGCGGTGCAGGATAATATTTTTACTACTCAATGCTTCTGTTTGGTGAAAGGATGAAGGTCACGGGTGGAGGACAATGGTTATTTACGCAATTTCCGAGTGATGGTCAAGCCTTATGATGAACTTTCACAGTTGGATCAATTGTGCTCAACTGGCTCACAGTGTGGGCGTAGATCTATTGCCTCCAGAATGGATACATGCAGGGTTCCCTAGTAAAGGTCTTAGCGACCGGGATTAACATTGTTGAAAAAATTGAGTTGGAGTTACAATGCATTGGGAATTTTGTGCGAGTTATGATGCATTTGAATGTGGACGAGTTGTAACAAGGAAGAAAAATAGAGAATTTTACCTGGTACAATATGATAATATTTTGAAGTTTTAGCGCATCATGTGTTGCAAGTATGGCACCTAGAACGTGCAAATGAGGATATGAAGGGGGTCCAAAAGGTATAACAGGAAAGTGGCATGGGCGAATTCTTTTTGGTGGCAATGGTCGAGGAGAAAACTTTGGTTTATGTGGCCGAGGCGACGATTTTGGAAGAAGGGATGGTCGAGGTAACTTTGATGGACGTGGCCATGGTGGAAGAGGCGTCGGTGCTGGTTGGGTCAATGAAGAAGTCAGTggtatgtgtaacatcccaaatgtAATAAACCAAATATTGATATTGTTGTTTTTATTTAATAAACAGTTTTGCACTTCATGCATTCATCCATGTCTTTAACATGTTAACAAATATGTGGCATCTTAAAAATATCAGTTATTTCAGTTTCATTTTTCAGGGCCTCGAACTATTTCATATATTGGCTCCACTTCAAATCCATTTGCAAAGGATTTGAATATTTTCAAACTCAAATAATTCCATCTGATCTATAACTTTGCACATGATCTTCTTATCACATTCCTAGCCTCCACATaaattctcataatttttggacCCTCTTAACTCCTGCCTATAGTTCAAATTCATCTGAATTAAATATTGATAAGTTTGAAATCCAAACTTTTCAATATTTGTGGAGCCAATTTTCCGGACCCCGACTATAAATCTTGGAGTCCAAGGAAATTAGTCCCGTGGAGAAATTCCACTTCTAACCGTATCTTTTCACTTCTTCAATTTCTATTTACTTAAATGGAAAAGGGAAAAGAACATAGAGAAAAGAGGCAACCCACTTACCCCTTACCGTTTTTACTGCGCGGCCCAGCCCACATGCGGTGAACTACTTCGGTTGGCGTCTACCTCGGTAAAAAGAGGAGGATGCGTTGGGTACATGCGCGCATGACCACCATGGGGCCATGTTTCCCTGCCCTCCGCATGCCCCTCCTCCATATAAACCCCAGTTGTTGCATTAGGGTTTCCCCTTACTCCCacttcctcctccaccaccgccaggcactacaaaaaaacacatatGTATATgtatttgtcatagtaggtcacattttctgtcagtACATACGTGAC
This region of Triticum aestivum cultivar Chinese Spring chromosome 2D, IWGSC CS RefSeq v2.1, whole genome shotgun sequence genomic DNA includes:
- the LOC123053095 gene encoding nuclear transport factor 2 isoform X1; protein product: MAAPTPPPAAAPAAAPGPTPPAQVVGNAFVQQYYNILHQSPELVFRFYQEASRIGRPATTGADMDTVTTMEVPLTPRPLFPRFRSGHLGALECWETFSGVLNGFFLQAINEKIMSMDIARAEIRGVDAQESLCGGVTVLVTGHLTGKDDVCREFAQSFFLAPQEKGYFVLNDILRYVGQGEADPSLPPPQQQQPAPELDAVVAPAAALANGTVAPVESVPREQEASPQPEPDLSESVPHTNEEEDPKEEVYNPPNDTEVPVVEETPVPEVIDEVPNNVAASIPVSAPPVPHEEAPKKSYASIVKVMKAVLPPNSAVPYRPAPPKLEKQAPAPAPSVAVDAPTFSPNPESSNIQDPEVDALAVYVKNLPLHATPSQLEEEFKRFGTIKHDGIQVRSHKIQGFCYGFIEFEDASSVQSALAASPVTIDDRPCHVEEKRTPGSRGSSRGRFPPGRGGNFRGEGMRGRGSYTGGRGYARGEYNNYRSDFGGRGGGRGGSGRGGDVGYQRVDHSGTGGRGGARAAAK
- the LOC123053095 gene encoding nuclear transport factor 2 isoform X2, producing MAAPTPPPAAAPAAAPGPTPPAQVVGNAFVQQYYNILHQSPELVFRFYQEASRIGRPATTGADMDTVTTMEAINEKIMSMDIARAEIRGVDAQESLCGGVTVLVTGHLTGKDDVCREFAQSFFLAPQEKGYFVLNDILRYVGQGEADPSLPPPQQQQPAPELDAVVAPAAALANGTVAPVESVPREQEASPQPEPDLSESVPHTNEEEDPKEEVYNPPNDTEVPVVEETPVPEVIDEVPNNVAASIPVSAPPVPHEEAPKKSYASIVKVMKAVLPPNSAVPYRPAPPKLEKQAPAPAPSVAVDAPTFSPNPESSNIQDPEVDALAVYVKNLPLHATPSQLEEEFKRFGTIKHDGIQVRSHKIQGFCYGFIEFEDASSVQSALAASPVTIDDRPCHVEEKRTPGSRGSSRGRFPPGRGGNFRGEGMRGRGSYTGGRGYARGEYNNYRSDFGGRGGGRGGSGRGGDVGYQRVDHSGTGGRGGARAAAK